tatttcgctaagggccttcgtgcttttaatatagtatagattaggACGGAAGAAATATTTAATTCTCATATTATATAACTCGCTGGCAAATTAAACCATCCGTCATTGAAATATATTAGGGCCCGTTTGGCCATaagatttttttcaatttttttcaaaaaagtttcattttttttccGAAATCAGTGTTTGGCTATAAAGATTTTAATTTTTACTTGAAGTTGATTTTGGAAATttaaaaaaactccaaaaaattatttttcaaaatttttacttcaaatcacccaaaagaaattcaaaaataactccAAATTATATTCACACTCAAACACaattctaatttttaaatattattttcatTCGAAGGAAAGCTTTACTTTTTCCGTAATTTCACAATTCTTATATCCAAACCAGCACTTAGTCACAAAAAAAATCACACCATGTGTCCCACTCCCACGCGCTGCATTGTCCACATTCCCACCACTTATGTCTGCTTCTCtaattatctttttctttttaaaatttgaataagAATGAAGAAATTGATCACCAAGACGGTTCAACCAAATATCCGATTGGAACAGGGATGCACCATTCTCCATTTTGCTCTTATTGAAttcatattttatatatttcaatataatttatttattcacTAATCTTTATTACCTAAAGAAACTTTGTTTTCTCAGCTAATTATCTAAAAATGTCATGTAGCCCTCAAGAATGCGCAATAATCTAACAATCACAACAATTTAGTAATTAACAAAACCATGTAGTATTAAGCTTTCTTTTTTCACAATGATAAAGGTGTTATGCAACTAGTGACATGCATGTAGAAAACATGATAGCTACTTGACTTGTACCTTTTACCTATTTGGATACTTTAATGTGTCTTATGATTTGACCACTGCTGTTTTGTTTTTTCAATGATCAAATTATGTATTATTCAGTCTGCATATAAATGAAATACTAGTATTAAATATCATTTAGCATTACCATTTAGAATTAAATGTGGATCACTCTATTTACTTACACAAGTAACAGCTCACCTAGATCTGTACAACCAAGGATAAAATTTCAACTAGAGtaagttttaaaagaaacaacTAAGGGGTGTGGTCTTAGTGTCATGGCTCGCCACATCATCATGCCACGTAGGTATtacttgacatatatttttgtcaTATGAAAAGCTAACATAGGAAAGAGTACGAAAACCCTAGAACcctatggatttgctaggaaagtccttggaagattctagctatgtagagaattctagaaagGGGTCTTACTTGTAAATAATAAGGGACTTGTGTAACAATTAATATTTCCATTCATTTGTAAAATTACCAAGCAAAACATTCAACTTTTCTCCAATACAAAAGTTTCATTTggcaattctcttgtgttctaacATTCCCTTAGCAATCTTGAGTGTGGTAAGGCTGACTtcgcatagcaagaacgtgagcaagctgcgcaagatcgtgagcgagttgtcaagtgtcaCACGTGTATTTAGTTAAatactaaggacgtgacaacatggtatcagagcaaaggTTATGACTAAGGAATGTTAGAAAAAATACAAGAGATTGCTAGAAGGAAACTTTGTAGGGAATAATGGTCGGGATTACCAAGGGCGTGGTACTTGCAAAAGGGGCAAATGTGAAGGTCCCTAGGCAAAAGGAGTATGGCGGTGCACGGGACGCACACGAGATATACGACTTACTTTGGAGGATGGACAAGTACTTTGAGGTAGTCAAGGAAGATGACGAAGTTGGTAAGGTATGCAGCTTCTCAATGTACTTGACCGAGGTTGCTGCGCTATGGTTGCGTCGAAAGTGTGCTGACATGGAGAAGGGACTATATAAGATTGAGTCATGGGATTAGTTCAAGAAGGAGTTGAAGAAGCAATTCTATCCGATGAATGTGGTGTACGAGGCAAGGCAGAATCTAAGGGAGCTCCGACAGACAACCACAATTCGGGAGTATGTGTGCGAGTTCACTACCTTAATGCTGCAAATTTCGTCGTTGTCCGAGGACGATTCCCTCTTCTACTTCATGTATGGATTGCAAAATTGGGCAAAGTAGGAGTTAAGAAGACATTAAATAGCTAGCATGGACGAGGTCATAGCGGTAACCGAGTTGCTCGTTGACTTCAAGATGGAGCCTGCCAAGTCCAAATAAGGCAACATTGATAGGGGTGGGGGAGATCATGACAAGGACAACGGGAAAGGCATATTTGAGGTATATAAGGGCAATGGCAAGGGGCCATTTCATGATGGACAAGGGTCCAAGAGAAACGGCAAGGCGCCAGAAAATGGTAGCAAGTACGTGCCTAAGGGAGGATGCTACTTCTGTAAAAGATCACATCGAGCAAATGTTGCCTAAAGTTGGGGAAGCTTGTAGCAATGATCGAAAACATTGCTCAGGCACACAAGGGTGACATAGGAGGAACCGCCTGCACTGGGGGAATGCACTTGGAATCTAAGCTGAACGTGGATGATTCCAAAGCCTACCTTAGCGCCATGCATATGGAGCATGGTGACAGCAAGAAAAGTTACGTGGACATAGTTGAAGAGGATGGCGAGTTACAAAGTGATGGCATGCTATCGGACTTAGACGATATACCAAGCAGATGGGTCAAGCTTGCTAGCAAGGCTGGGACCACGGAGGGCAACCAAAAAGGGAGTGGAAGCATGGACCCGATGTTTGAGAAGCTGCTAGACTTGGTTGAGTTATGAGGAGATTCAGGAAAAGAGCAAGGAGAGGCATCCGATGAGCGGAGGATCGAGGCCATCATTGATAGCCGTCCAAAGTACAAACGGGTCAAGAAAAAAGTGACTAGTACCTTGTGACATGGGAAGGCGAACCGCCTCGTAGGGCATCATGGCTAATGGACAAAGATCTCCAGCGATGCCAAGGTGAGGTGTGCGCGTATGTGTCGATGCTTTGTGCCGAGGCACCACCAAATTGGGCGGGAGAGTGTCACGGCCCGCCACATCATCATGCTACGCAGGTGCCACTTAGCATATATTTTTCCCATATGAAAAGCTTACATAGGAAAGAGGCTAGCACTTGTAGGAAAGTTCTAGAGAAATACAGATGTTTCTCTAGGAAGACCCTAGAACcctatggatttgctaggaaagtccttggaatatTCCAGCtatgtagagaattctagagagGGGTCTTACTTGTAAATAATAAGGGACTTGTGtaacaattaatatttacacactagcccctacgagactagtatataaaggggccATTCATTTATAAAATCACCAAGAAAAACATTCAacttctctctaatacaaaaacTTTCTTCggcaattctcttgtgttctaacATTCCCTTAGGATCTTGAGTGTGGTAAGACTGACTTGGCATATAAAAAACGTGAGCAgattgtgcaagatcgtgagcgagttatCAAGTGCCACACGTgtacttaattaaatactaaggACGTGATATTACAGTTAGTAAAGTGACTTGAGAACCATGTTCAAATTTTAATGGAGGTGAAAATATTATGTGATATCTTTCCATTTGTATGAGCCTTATCAAGACAAAATTTATGTATAGTTTGCACATTTAAATAAAGAACAATTTATCAGAACTTTTTTAGCAAAAACTAATTATGTGCAAAACCGCGGTAATACTAAGGATGCAAGGGCGAAAAGTGTTTGTATTATAAATTTCAAGACTTTTATTCAATTATATAATtcttatttattaaattaattacAATACTTGAAAAAGTTTTTCAGCATCAAACTATTTAAAATCAGCTAACAATCATAAACATAATTTGAAAACATAACCacctttcttttttactttttgttaTTCTTTTGGGGGTTTTTAAAAGATCTTTTGTTAAATTTAGTGTTGGAAACTTGGACATGATTAGTTAACAACTTTGTCAGTTACACTGACTACTTTAACATAATTCCAGATTCTCAGTTTCTTTGCTCTTCTAATGCGTACAACCACGTTATTAGGGGGCGCGTGTTTCGTGTGTCCTTATCCGGCCCCAGCTCCAAAGACCTTTGATAATACAGTGAATATATCGTACATCTTCCTCAACATCTAACCGTCCATCAGGTCTAGAATCATATTAAAGTTATTAATACTAATATCGACGGCTAATAATGAAAGAGCACGTACACAAGGATTTCAAATTAAATAACGCTACACAAGAGACCACAAAACCAGAGGACTCAATAGCCGCTTGATTCGAAACTACCCAACTTATAATCATGACAAGAATCAATCAAATGGAGTAGCTTAATACGAAACTACctattctctctctttctctttatttctctcttctctctctataAGGAAACTGTCTTTTTTCTGTAATGCAAAATTTTGATAAATATCCAAACTTTTTGCATTAGTTTGAGGTTTCTTTTGCAGATCGAAAAGCCCATTTGGCCGGAACAGATTAAAAATGTCATCAGGTTTTCCCGGCGACTTCTACGGCGCCGGCGGGATTAACACCGGAAGATCTACCATGAATAACAACACACTCAGGTCTCAGCTTTCTGGAATTTTGCCCGACCCGGCTACCCAGATCGTTCTTGGGAGACCCAATTTAATGGGGAAGCGATCTCTTGCGGAGTTTCAACAGCAGCAGCAATTTCAATTTctacaacagcaacagcaacaaaatCAACAGCAGCAGATGAttctacaacaacaacagcaacaacaaggGCTTGGCTTTTATCTTCGTAACGTAAAGCCCAGAAATTACCAGCAGGCTTCTCCTATAGATTTTTCTGCTGTTGCTTCCTCAATTTCATCTGAATTCTCTTCGTTTTCTTCGAATTCAAATGCTTCTACGATGAACACGCGCCATACTCTCCCTGTTCTTCAACAACTCCGGTCACAGCCCGCTTTGCCTTCGGCTAATACTAATATTAGCGGGTTCTTACATCCGGGTACCCAGAATTATTCCACAGGGGTTCATAGCAGAGCAACTATTGGACAGGAACTACTGTCACAGGAATCAGAGAAAAAGATGATGAATCAGCTTCAGGAGCTCGAGAAACAGCTCCTAGACGACGTCGATGACGAGGACGGCGATACAGTTTCAGTTGTCACCAACAACGAGTGGTCAGAGACAATACAGAATCTGATTAGCCCCTGTCAAAGCCAAAACCAAAACCAGAACCAGAATCAGAAACTTGCTTCACTATCACCATCCTCGTCGACGTCGTCATGTGCTTCTTCTACAGAATCTCCGCCAATTTCTTGTCCCAAGCAGTCCATAACAGAGGCTGCTACTGCAATATCCGAAGGTATAAACCATGTTGCAGTAGAGATCCTCACGCGCCTATCACAGGTTTCCAACGTCAGAGGTTCTTCCATCCAGCGGCTAACAGCATACATGGTTTCGGCTTTGAGGTCGCGCGTGAACCCCACGGATTACCCACCGCCGGTGTTGGAGTTGCACAGCAAAGAACACACGGTATCTACACAGAATCTGTACGAGGTATCCCCATGTTTTAAGCTCGGTTTCATGGCTGCGAATCTAGCCATTCTTGAAGCTCTGACGGACCACCCCACGAACAAGATTCACGTCATTGATTTTGACGTCGGCCAAGGCGGACAGTACTTGCATTTACTGCATGCATTGGCTGCTAAGAAATCAGAAAAGCCAGCTGTACTAAAGATCACGGCTTTCACAGAGCTAGTAGGCGGAGTTGACGATAGACTCAATGCTATCGGCGTTGAGCTGAAAGCCGTGGCTAACAAAATTGGAGTTTGTTTGTATTTCAACGTAATGGCTTGTAAAATTACTGATTTGAGCAGGGAAAAACTGGGACTTGAACATGACGAGGCATTAGCAGTGAATTTTGCATTCAAATTGTACAGACTGCCTGACGAGAGCGTAACGACGGAGAATCTAAGAGATGAGCTTCTCCGGCGAGTGAAGGGGTTATCGCCGAAGGTGGTAACGGTGGTTGAGCAAGAATTGAACGGGAACACGGCGCCGTTTCTAGCGCGTGTGAACGAGGCGTGTGGGTATTACGGAGCGTTGTTCGACTCGCTGGACGCGACTGTGTCTAGGGATAATTTGGAACGAGTCAGGATCGAGGAAGGACTGAGTCGGAAGATGGCTAACTCGGTAGCGTGCGAAGGGAGGGACCGCGTTGAAAGATGCGAAGTGTTCGGGAAGTGGCGGGCCCGAATGAGCATGGCTGGGTTCGTGCAAAGGCCCATGAGTCAACTCGTGGCTAACTCACTTTGTTCGAAGCTTAACTCGGGGACACGTGGCAACCCGGGCTTTACCGTTAATGAACAAAGTGGAGGTATCTGTTTTGGTTGGATGGGACGAACTCTCACCGTCGCATCTGCTTGGCGTTAACTTAATTGTGTATCCCACGGAACTCATTGTCTTTATTCTCATAAAAGTGTTTCTTTTCTAATTAGTAGTAAAAGAAATATTCTGATTAGcttattaatattaaatattaattaatcTTCAATGTGATTTGCTGTATTAAGGGTTCTTTTCGTTGTTATTGTTTACTTATTAATCAAttagattgcagaaaaagaaatgGATGAAGACCTACGTTTAAAAAAGGCTTGAATATTAATATTATGCTTTTATTTAGATTCCTTTAAAAATATTGTGTTAGTGCATGTTTCGCTGTGGAggcattttgattttctttaggTAAGGTGTTTGGCAGAATGCTGACTTGTGTTTAGCTCTTAAAAACTGTGGGTCCACAAATTAGATTATTTACAAGGGTCATATGGTTCGTTTTGTTTCTGATTACAACTAGTTCTTAGTTGGGTGAAGTACGTGTATTAATGAATTTGGTTCTATGGCTATTctattttctttattcttctttttcttttttttccttatgTTTTGTTGTTGGTGTTACTTTTAACTAATTGAGCGTCGAGGGAGGTTCACGTGTAAGTATTGTTTTATCACGTAGCCAGATGCCACTGTCCACCGAATATTTTGCCAAAGGACTTTGTTTCTCACTTACGCATGTATATAATTAGGTGGTAATATACCAAATTAACAATTAAGCAATCCAGTTTCATGTGAACTAGTTTTGCTTCATTTTTCTCCTTAAGATTGCACCTAATTTTGTAATCACCCTGCCCTTTAACAGATTAGTAAAAAAAGGCAGCCTTGTATATCAGGCATTTTGCATGCGTTCACGCAAGGTTTGAGGAAAGAACTGTATTTTAAGGGTGTAACATAGATAATTTACTCTAATATAAGTATTAGTGACTATTTCTACAGTTCGAATCCATGACTACTTTACGGTTGTTTTAAGA
This sequence is a window from Nicotiana sylvestris chromosome 3, ASM39365v2, whole genome shotgun sequence. Protein-coding genes within it:
- the LOC104235222 gene encoding scarecrow-like protein 8, which codes for MSSGFPGDFYGAGGINTGRSTMNNNTLRSQLSGILPDPATQIVLGRPNLMGKRSLAEFQQQQQFQFLQQQQQQNQQQQMILQQQQQQQGLGFYLRNVKPRNYQQASPIDFSAVASSISSEFSSFSSNSNASTMNTRHTLPVLQQLRSQPALPSANTNISGFLHPGTQNYSTGVHSRATIGQELLSQESEKKMMNQLQELEKQLLDDVDDEDGDTVSVVTNNEWSETIQNLISPCQSQNQNQNQNQKLASLSPSSSTSSCASSTESPPISCPKQSITEAATAISEGINHVAVEILTRLSQVSNVRGSSIQRLTAYMVSALRSRVNPTDYPPPVLELHSKEHTVSTQNLYEVSPCFKLGFMAANLAILEALTDHPTNKIHVIDFDVGQGGQYLHLLHALAAKKSEKPAVLKITAFTELVGGVDDRLNAIGVELKAVANKIGVCLYFNVMACKITDLSREKLGLEHDEALAVNFAFKLYRLPDESVTTENLRDELLRRVKGLSPKVVTVVEQELNGNTAPFLARVNEACGYYGALFDSLDATVSRDNLERVRIEEGLSRKMANSVACEGRDRVERCEVFGKWRARMSMAGFVQRPMSQLVANSLCSKLNSGTRGNPGFTVNEQSGGICFGWMGRTLTVASAWR